A portion of the Pithys albifrons albifrons isolate INPA30051 chromosome 1, PitAlb_v1, whole genome shotgun sequence genome contains these proteins:
- the SOWAHC gene encoding ankyrin repeat domain-containing protein SOWAHC produces MAEPAELQQEEVVRFLAARGGRARNAELLEHFRDWLNPAEPSRRAAARQRFKELVNAVATVRQEPGTGVKYVHLRRRYCAPEPPAAAPGTAGDQEPPPAVRSSAEQPSPPPCPRAGAEEAPPPAAGEDAGSRPHPTGRRGEPPRPSSAGAGGQRRGSRRGLPPGRAGGGEESAVAEGPGRTPPAEEAAEGAPGPEGAPGAAAQSGSRRSLREAARGGSPQLKRGALPGGGRGRDSDSASLASSSAEEEGSTTGAVALDPLEHAWMLSASDGRWESLEGLLNCDPALLCKRDFITGFTVLHWAAKHGRQELLATLVSFAQRHRLPVDINARTSGGHTALHIAAMHGHAEVVKLLVGAYDADVDIRDYSGRKAAQYLHQGTSGDMRSLVGALEEEEEEEGNAGNGSGRWRLSKVLPSNLMSYRLSHHHHGTGEEAEGTDGAAVPGKGKEMTRKASGSGRMKPRLNKIRFRTQIIHNTPSFRGDAEEEEHEEKSLKTSFKLRPKSNVFG; encoded by the coding sequence ATGGCGGAGCCGgcggagctgcagcaggaggaggtggtgcGGTTCCTGGCggcccggggcgggcgggcgcgcAACGCGGAGCTGCTGGAGCATTTCCGGGACTGGCTGAACCCCGCGGAGCCCTCtcgccgcgccgccgcccggcAGCGCTTCAAGGAGCTGGTCAACGCCGTGGCCACCGTGCGCCAAGAGCCCGGCACGGGAGTCAAGTACGTGCACCTCCGCCGCCGGTACTGCGCCCCGGAGCCTCCCGCGGCTGCCCCCGGGACCGCCGGGGACCAGGAGCCGCCGCCGGCGGTGAGAAGCAGCGCGGAGCAGCCGAGCCCGCCGCCCTGCCCGCGGGCGGGCGCTGAGGAGGCGCCGCCGCCGGCAGCGGGCGAGGATGCCGGCAGTCGCCCGCATCCCACGGGGCGGCGGGGCGAGCCGCCCCGGCCGAGCTCGGCGGGGGCCGGGGGCCAGCGGAGGGGCTCCCGGCGGGGCCTACCGCCCGGGCGCGCCGGCGGGGGCGAGGAGAGCGCGGTAGCGGAGGGCCCGGGGCGGACCCCGCCCGCGGAGGAGGCGGCAGAGGGTGCCCCCGGGCCGGAGGGTGCCCCCGGGGCGGCGGCGCAAAGCGGCAGCCGCCGGAGCTTGCGGGAGGCGGCGCGGGGCGGCTCCCCACAGCTGAAGCGCGGCGCCCTCCCCGGCGGGGGCCGCGGCCGCGACTCGGACAGCGCCTCGCTGGCCTCGTCCTCCGCCGAGGAGGAAGGGAGCACCACCGGCGCTGTGGCCCTGGACCCCCTGGAGCACGCTTGGATGCTGTCGGCCTCGGACGGGCGGTGGGAGAGCCTGGAGGGGCTGCTGAACTGCGACCCGGCGCTGCTCTGCAAGCGGGACTTCATCACCGGCTTCACGGTGCTGCACTGGGCCGCCAAGCACGGgcggcaggagctgctggccacgctggtcAGCTTCGCGCAGCGGCACCGCCTGCCCGTGGACATCAACGCGCGCACCAGCGGCGGGCACACGGCGCTGCACATCGCCGCCATGCACGGGCACGCCGAGGTGGTGAAGCTGCTGGTGGGAGCCTACGACGCCGACGTGGACATCCGGGACTACAGCGGGCGAAAGGCCGCGCAGTACCTGCACCAGGGCACCTCCGGGGACATGCGGAGCCTCGTGGGAgccctggaggaggaggaggaggaggaagggaatgCCGGCAACGGGAGCGGGCGCTGGAGGCTCTCCAAGGTGTTGCCGTCCAATCTCATGAGCTACAGGCTGTCCCACCACCATCACGGCACTGGGGAGGAAGCTGAGGGCACGGATGGGGCAGCCGTGCCAGGCAAAGGCAAGGAGATGACCAGGAAAGCCTCCGGCAGTGGACGAATGAAGCCTCGGCTTAATAAGATCCGCTTCAGGACTCAGATCATCCACAACACGCCCTCCTTTCGTGGTGACGCTGAGGAGGAAGAGCATGAGGAGAAATCCCTCAAAACATCGTTCAAGCTCAGGCCCAAGTCCAATGTCTTTGGATAA